The Hyphomicrobiales bacterium nucleotide sequence AGGCCAAGAGCGCGACGGTCAGGCAACCCGCCATGACCACGGCGATGACGGCGACCAGCAGGCCGAGACGCAGATAATCGCCGTGCGCGGACGCCGCCAGCAGCATGGTCGCGGTGATCGCACCGGGGCCCGAGATCAGCGGAATGGCGAGTGGGAAGGCGGCGATCTGCTGGATCTCGCCTTCGCCGCGCGCGGCTTCCGCCGTCGCTTCGTGACGCGCCTGGCGCTTCTCGAACAGCATCTCGAAGGCGATGGAAAACAATAACAGCCCGCCGGCGATGCGGAAGGCGGGAAACGAGATCCCCAACAGCGCGACGAAGCGCTGGCCGCCAAGTGCGAAAGCCGTGAGCACGACAAAGGCGATGAGGACCGCGCGCAGCGCGACCTGACGCCGCTCGGCGTTGCCAAGGCCCGACGTCAAGGCGAGAAACACCGGCGCCAGCGCCAGCGGATCGACGATCACGAACAGCGTCACGAAGGCCTTGAGCAGAAAATCGGCCGGCATTTCGCGGACCTCCTTGCCGCCCGTGCGAGGCGCCTGCGACAGGGACGCGGACGGCTTTCGATCGACACCGTGCCACGGGGCCTGGAAAAGAGTTGCGCCGTTTTTATGATCGCCGTATATCCAATTGATTTGTAATACGTTTTTCAGACACCTGCAAGGGCTTGACAGTGGCT carries:
- a CDS encoding MarC family protein; protein product: MPADFLLKAFVTLFVIVDPLALAPVFLALTSGLGNAERRQVALRAVLIAFVVLTAFALGGQRFVALLGISFPAFRIAGGLLLFSIAFEMLFEKRQARHEATAEAARGEGEIQQIAAFPLAIPLISGPGAITATMLLAASAHGDYLRLGLLVAVIAVVMAGCLTVALLASRVDKLLGVTGRIVFSRLLGVVLAALAVQFVVDGVSELVRGASS